CTCACTATTGTTATCAGATTGAAACTCACCTTCAGGTATCTCCACCTGCTTATAACCATCAACCATACTCTTCACCAGGTTTTCCCGGTGTTGCAAACTGGCCACCACCACACCAACCACATGCAGCCCCACCAAAAAGAGCGTGGCATTCGCAAAAAACTCATGCACCTCCTCAAACCCATCCGCAACACCATCACTCACCCCTGAAACCAGACCCGCCAATGGCCCGGAAAACTCCATCGCCCCATAGGTCAACATACCGAAAAGGAGGGTCATCGAAATGCTCACCAACAACGCAATAACCATCGCGCCACCCGCTGGGTTATGCCCCAAATAACGCTTAGCCCGAAACTGCGCCACCTCTTTCATATAGGCCACCACCTTTGCAGGTGAAACCACAAAACTGCTAAACCGTGCGTGACGCGGGCCAACCAAACCCCATAAAAGGCGAAAGATAATCAAGCCCACAATGATATAACCCGACAAAACATGCAGATCGAGAAAATCATCCTCCGTAATAAATGCAAATAGAAACAGCGCAACCAGGCTCCAATGAAAAATACGCAATAGCGGATCCCATACCTTGATTCGTTGAGTTGACATATCATTCCCCTTTCTCGTTTTGTTGCATTCACCTTAGCAAGGCAAACTGA
The genomic region above belongs to Gammaproteobacteria bacterium and contains:
- a CDS encoding cytochrome b/b6 domain-containing protein produces the protein MSTQRIKVWDPLLRIFHWSLVALFLFAFITEDDFLDLHVLSGYIIVGLIIFRLLWGLVGPRHARFSSFVVSPAKVVAYMKEVAQFRAKRYLGHNPAGGAMVIALLVSISMTLLFGMLTYGAMEFSGPLAGLVSGVSDGVADGFEEVHEFFANATLFLVGLHVVGVVVASLQHRENLVKSMVDGYKQVEIPEGEFQSDNNSEVMQ